In Desulfopila inferna, a single genomic region encodes these proteins:
- a CDS encoding NADPH:quinone reductase yields MKAIRVRTFGEPEVLKLVDLDIPEPGSDDVLVKVEAIGVNPVDAYIRAGNYPIIPALPFTPGKDVSGIIVKVGEDVKKWKEGDRVYSAGTLSGGYAEYAVCRHSQVFSLPANMDFTHGAAIGIPGAAAWRALFTRARGKNGDRLLVHGASGSVGMIAIQLAVSTGLEVSGTAGTEKGLAQIRQAGAKKTYKHSDPRYLEEIVADCGEKGYDIILEMLANVNLANDLALLGTRGRVVVIGSRGEITIDPRATMAKETEILGMSLFNSSDEEMKEAQVGLYQLMSSGRLVPQIAQQLPLEEARKAHRQILESGNSGKILLIP; encoded by the coding sequence ATGAAGGCTATTCGGGTACGTACCTTTGGAGAACCTGAGGTATTGAAGCTGGTTGATCTGGACATTCCGGAACCCGGCAGTGACGATGTTCTGGTAAAAGTGGAGGCAATAGGAGTTAATCCGGTAGATGCCTATATCCGTGCGGGCAATTATCCAATTATACCTGCGCTGCCGTTTACTCCGGGAAAAGATGTGTCGGGCATTATCGTCAAGGTTGGAGAGGATGTAAAAAAATGGAAGGAAGGTGACAGAGTATACAGCGCCGGGACTCTGAGCGGAGGCTATGCAGAATATGCTGTCTGCCGACATTCCCAGGTCTTCTCCTTGCCGGCGAATATGGATTTTACCCATGGAGCGGCTATCGGTATTCCCGGAGCCGCTGCCTGGAGAGCGCTCTTTACCCGGGCCCGTGGTAAAAATGGCGACCGGCTGCTGGTCCATGGCGCCAGCGGCAGCGTTGGTATGATCGCCATCCAGCTTGCGGTCTCGACCGGCCTTGAAGTATCCGGTACAGCAGGAACCGAGAAGGGGTTGGCGCAGATCAGACAGGCCGGTGCGAAAAAGACCTACAAGCACAGCGACCCGCGTTATCTGGAAGAAATTGTGGCCGACTGCGGTGAGAAAGGCTACGATATCATCCTGGAGATGCTCGCTAATGTGAATCTGGCTAATGATTTAGCGCTGCTCGGTACCAGGGGCAGGGTCGTTGTCATCGGCAGCCGCGGTGAGATCACCATAGACCCGCGAGCGACTATGGCCAAGGAAACCGAAATCCTGGGCATGTCGCTTTTTAACAGCTCCGATGAGGAAATGAAGGAAGCGCAGGTGGGGCTCTATCAGCTGATGAGCAGCGGCAGGCTGGTGCCGCAGATTGCCCAGCAGTTGCCATTGGAAGAGGCTCGAAAAGCGCACCGGCAGATTCTGGAATCCGGAAATTCCGGAAAGATTCTACTTATCCCCTGA
- the plsY gene encoding glycerol-3-phosphate 1-O-acyltransferase PlsY, giving the protein MEIVLLLCSYLVGAIPFGLVVGKMAGVDVRQHGSKNIGATNVSRTLGKKLGAVTLILDVCKGFIPMAVASSVLGTEPSSAIVVYGCGIMSVLGHMFPVYLGFKGGKGVATGLGVFLYLSPLAILISLVIFVAVVAVSGYVSAGSLLASGLFPLWLYLFNGSRLIIICAAVIAGLIWVKHHENIGRLLRGEEKSWKKK; this is encoded by the coding sequence ATGGAAATAGTTTTACTGCTTTGCAGTTATCTTGTCGGGGCGATCCCCTTCGGGCTGGTGGTTGGTAAAATGGCAGGAGTTGATGTTCGGCAACATGGCAGCAAAAATATCGGAGCAACAAATGTCAGCAGAACACTGGGCAAGAAGCTCGGCGCCGTCACTCTGATTCTTGATGTTTGCAAAGGTTTTATTCCCATGGCCGTTGCTTCTTCAGTTCTTGGCACTGAACCCTCTTCTGCAATAGTTGTCTATGGCTGCGGCATCATGAGCGTTCTCGGCCACATGTTTCCAGTCTACCTGGGCTTCAAGGGCGGTAAAGGAGTGGCCACCGGGCTGGGTGTTTTTCTGTATCTTTCTCCACTGGCAATCTTGATAAGTCTGGTTATCTTCGTTGCTGTCGTTGCTGTATCCGGATATGTTTCCGCAGGCTCCCTTCTTGCTTCGGGACTTTTCCCCCTGTGGCTCTATCTTTTCAATGGATCCCGTTTGATAATCATCTGTGCCGCGGTGATTGCCGGCCTGATTTGGGTCAAGCATCATGAAAATATCGGCAGGCTGCTCAGAGGCGAAGAAAAAAGCTGGAAGAAAAAATAA
- the def gene encoding peptide deformylase yields the protein MSIRRIYQYPEPVLRVKAKRIEVFNDDLKELIADMAETMYDAPGIGLAAPQIGESIQLLITDIGDEREEQRYKAFINPQIILSEGSQIDEEGCLSVPELTANVKRFKKITLVYQDEEGNEHELEAEDRFAVVLQHEIDHLNGILFIDHLTPLKRNLYKKKMKKTMVAGKEPA from the coding sequence ATGAGTATACGAAGAATTTATCAATATCCGGAGCCGGTCCTCCGTGTAAAAGCCAAGAGAATAGAAGTTTTTAACGATGATCTGAAAGAGCTGATAGCCGACATGGCCGAGACCATGTACGATGCTCCCGGCATCGGGCTTGCCGCTCCGCAGATCGGAGAATCGATCCAGCTGCTGATCACCGATATCGGCGACGAACGGGAGGAGCAGCGCTATAAGGCTTTCATCAATCCGCAAATCATCCTGAGCGAAGGAAGCCAGATAGATGAAGAAGGCTGCCTCAGCGTCCCGGAACTGACCGCGAACGTGAAGCGCTTCAAAAAAATTACACTCGTCTATCAGGACGAGGAGGGGAACGAACACGAGCTTGAGGCGGAAGACCGTTTCGCCGTGGTCCTGCAGCATGAAATCGATCACCTCAACGGCATCCTCTTCATCGATCATCTCACCCCACTGAAGAGGAACCTGTACAAGAAGAAAATGAAAAAAACCATGGTCGCCGGAAAGGAACCGGCATGA
- a CDS encoding DUF1622 domain-containing protein, translating into METLHAYTSYSAVIVEIIGVVTIMIATFLGLYRYFHRTRKGRENAYHLLRVELGKGILLGLEILVAGDIIATVVTDATMDRVLALGVIVLIRTFLSWSIELEIEGHFPWQRESKKTS; encoded by the coding sequence ATGGAAACCCTGCATGCCTACACATCTTATTCAGCTGTAATTGTTGAGATAATTGGCGTTGTTACTATTATGATCGCCACCTTTCTTGGACTCTACAGATATTTTCACAGGACCAGGAAAGGCAGAGAAAATGCCTACCACCTTCTTCGTGTGGAACTTGGCAAAGGTATTCTTCTCGGCCTGGAGATTCTGGTGGCAGGAGATATAATCGCCACCGTGGTCACCGACGCCACCATGGACCGGGTCCTTGCGCTTGGGGTTATCGTGCTCATACGGACCTTTCTCAGCTGGTCTATAGAATTGGAAATAGAAGGACATTTCCCATGGCAGAGAGAATCGAAGAAAACCAGCTAA
- a CDS encoding phosphatase PAP2 family protein: protein MKNTGRSLETYLKRYVGWLKNLEITVLFTLLCLVAGSWVFIEIADEIRETDQLHFDTILLDYIRATSAAGEIKGPDWLPASMEEITALGGITIICVAATITIIFLLVLGRYQTAMVMFCSSFGGIGLSFALKYLFARPRPDESLHMVMTETFSFPSGHAMSSAVVYLSLAGLLAKVQRQRNVKIFTLAVAVLLVFLIGISRIYLGVHYPTDVLGGWSVGLAWASFWLLIDKIFTKEQ, encoded by the coding sequence ATGAAAAATACCGGTAGGAGTCTGGAGACATACCTGAAAAGATACGTTGGCTGGTTAAAGAACCTTGAGATTACCGTACTCTTTACCCTGCTCTGTCTTGTAGCGGGTTCCTGGGTTTTTATCGAGATTGCTGACGAGATCAGGGAAACCGACCAGCTGCACTTCGACACAATACTGCTGGATTACATCCGGGCAACGTCCGCAGCAGGAGAGATAAAAGGACCTGACTGGCTGCCCGCCAGTATGGAAGAGATCACCGCACTTGGCGGAATTACTATCATCTGTGTCGCCGCAACTATAACCATAATTTTCCTTCTGGTCCTCGGCCGCTATCAAACGGCAATGGTGATGTTCTGTTCATCGTTTGGCGGCATTGGTCTTTCTTTTGCCTTAAAATATCTGTTTGCGCGGCCTCGCCCGGACGAAAGCCTTCACATGGTTATGACGGAGACCTTCAGTTTTCCCAGCGGGCACGCCATGTCATCCGCAGTTGTTTACCTCTCGTTGGCTGGATTGCTGGCCAAGGTACAGCGGCAGAGAAACGTCAAGATTTTCACCTTGGCCGTTGCCGTCTTGCTGGTTTTTCTTATCGGCATCAGCAGGATATATCTTGGCGTCCATTACCCCACAGACGTTTTAGGAGGATGGAGCGTCGGTCTGGCCTGGGCCAGTTTCTGGCTGCTCATCGACAAGATTTTCACAAAGGAACAGTAA
- a CDS encoding DUF748 domain-containing protein, producing the protein MGDTHKPSFVQALLGRTVRYSLLVAAVAALLFIILQMSSKYLLRQWLLENGANSVAIEKMYLNPFTGRLTLNGVDIEKSGEIVYSDDIFHLNISMSSLFDRDIHVEQAVLRDMLIDIHRDDSGVLSIGSYRLQSGEKQKTEEDFSPWTLQAEEVDLSNVIISYRQDEVDLQLVIDNGSARGFSSSTNEESSRVTLSGHLNGAPLEVELSGFLLEPFFSLSGKLKLSEFSLQDLEGFLSRQLSALDGTLSTAGSFSFENRDNERFSWRFDGTAEALETALGGEGLSVSGDLGWNGKISHEKFSAEKTAIGIKGVAAARSLRYRDKKTALAAGLQAFSAEGAVQLEMTEKVSISSDISLSFSEVDAAGEKGRLSSSAASWQGIADYSGSGDGKEQKFSTDGNIVVDELFLAVPGTVEVILPHFTSVGKSEIVMADGFTVAYDGETTAEETDLTAGEYSLSSADMTYRGVAGYEVSEEGAAVVYIDGSLAAEKTGTGFKAQQLRWNQGNITVDGDFTVELKSEQFFAGTAALTMEDGRLLEDEEIAVTLDSLIIEQIKSDDSGNLRIPAVDSGPLAINSSERIPFSLNLETVRLEEITVTRMENFKIGSILLQELNLPAAGSQQLGLAASAVVVSEVAGSNQKDLAIDAVRAVDVSLPSVGGERLDLSASVLEISQVASENLEGIEVGAVRVEDISLPSVGEVRLDLSASVLEISDIVTNLENLAVAGITMQEIALPASGDRELALALDSLSIGPINSGNLQEYTVEVVQFEQPLLSKSLNGERLIAMEDITARQISGQGGREVRVAQIIGGQAGFLTDPLLENDAPLASLAGIEVSELSWSQEQGTHIQSVVGESLQGEYTRKEEAGEEAPGEQEKTEEDQGPTEIPLRIDSVTLNGSNELKYSDSTKADPFTAVLTIDSLEIADINLADPGQSLTYEVVGSVDKYSPLTASGSAAPWAEPRLWEQQLHLRGYPVENLSSFSIELIGARLTGGKLELESQLEIQGDFINMDNRLIIDEISTKTVEADRLRQFNRRLPIPLDTALSFMQEDGIVTLTIPIEGSLSELDINYNDIIVTALSNSIATAVQPLLAYSVLGPGGVLAYLGLQIGQKLINTELPELIYEQNNAELTDEHKRALNEVGERLAERVREQEDASYYIYPRVAPGEVSESGEASLLDEKQRQELYELGERRARRVKSYLLQNFDIEEKNLLIFQPGILYDGESQGMISFMK; encoded by the coding sequence ATGGGCGATACGCACAAGCCTTCTTTTGTTCAAGCACTTCTCGGACGCACTGTCCGCTATTCTCTGTTGGTTGCAGCCGTTGCCGCTCTGCTTTTTATCATTTTACAGATGAGCTCGAAATATCTCTTGAGACAATGGCTGTTGGAGAATGGTGCCAACAGTGTTGCCATTGAGAAGATGTATCTGAATCCATTTACCGGCAGGTTAACCCTTAACGGAGTGGACATAGAGAAGAGTGGCGAAATCGTTTACTCCGATGATATCTTTCATCTCAATATCAGCATGTCCTCTCTCTTCGACAGAGACATTCATGTTGAGCAAGCCGTTCTTCGGGATATGCTGATAGACATTCATAGAGATGACAGCGGAGTTCTGAGTATAGGTTCATACCGGCTCCAGTCGGGGGAAAAACAAAAAACGGAGGAGGATTTTTCGCCATGGACATTGCAGGCGGAAGAGGTGGACCTGAGCAATGTAATCATCAGCTACAGGCAGGACGAGGTCGATCTGCAGTTGGTTATCGACAATGGCAGCGCCAGGGGATTCAGCAGCAGTACGAACGAGGAATCAAGCCGGGTCACACTCTCAGGGCACCTTAACGGTGCTCCGCTGGAAGTTGAACTCTCCGGGTTTTTGCTTGAACCCTTTTTCTCGCTTTCCGGAAAGCTGAAGCTGAGTGAATTCTCACTGCAGGACCTCGAAGGTTTCCTGAGCCGACAGCTTTCGGCATTAGATGGTACTCTCTCAACCGCCGGTTCGTTTTCCTTTGAAAATAGAGATAACGAGCGATTTTCCTGGCGTTTTGACGGCACTGCCGAAGCTCTTGAAACTGCCTTGGGAGGTGAAGGCCTGTCTGTTTCGGGGGATCTCGGCTGGAACGGAAAAATCAGCCATGAAAAATTCTCCGCAGAAAAGACGGCAATCGGGATAAAGGGAGTAGCTGCCGCTCGTTCCCTGCGCTACCGGGATAAAAAAACGGCTCTTGCTGCCGGCTTGCAGGCATTTTCGGCAGAGGGAGCTGTACAACTGGAAATGACAGAAAAGGTATCCATCTCCTCAGACATCTCTCTTTCGTTCTCTGAAGTGGATGCTGCCGGTGAAAAAGGAAGATTGAGCAGCAGCGCGGCATCCTGGCAGGGCATCGCAGATTATAGCGGCAGCGGCGATGGCAAGGAACAAAAGTTCTCCACCGACGGAAATATTGTTGTTGATGAACTCTTTCTTGCTGTGCCCGGCACTGTTGAAGTAATCCTGCCGCATTTTACCAGCGTCGGCAAATCCGAGATCGTTATGGCTGATGGTTTTACCGTCGCCTATGATGGAGAAACTACAGCAGAGGAGACTGATTTGACAGCCGGAGAGTATTCCCTGAGCAGCGCAGATATGACGTATAGGGGGGTGGCCGGCTATGAAGTTTCAGAGGAAGGAGCGGCTGTTGTGTATATCGATGGTTCACTTGCTGCTGAAAAAACAGGAACCGGGTTCAAAGCTCAGCAGCTACGATGGAATCAGGGGAACATAACTGTTGACGGCGATTTTACGGTGGAATTGAAATCCGAGCAGTTTTTTGCCGGCACTGCCGCCCTGACTATGGAAGATGGCAGACTGCTGGAAGATGAAGAAATCGCCGTTACTCTGGATTCATTGATCATTGAGCAGATCAAGAGCGATGATTCGGGGAATCTCCGCATCCCTGCTGTTGACAGCGGTCCCCTTGCCATAAATTCCTCCGAGCGTATTCCCTTCTCCCTTAATCTCGAGACTGTGCGTCTTGAGGAGATTACTGTCACCAGGATGGAGAATTTCAAGATCGGTTCTATCCTTTTACAGGAATTAAATCTCCCCGCCGCGGGATCTCAGCAGTTGGGCCTTGCCGCCTCTGCAGTGGTTGTGTCGGAAGTTGCCGGTTCAAACCAGAAGGATCTGGCAATTGATGCTGTCCGGGCGGTAGATGTATCCCTGCCATCTGTGGGTGGAGAACGGCTCGATCTTTCCGCCTCTGTGCTGGAAATATCTCAAGTTGCCAGCGAGAATCTCGAGGGGATTGAGGTCGGCGCTGTCCGGGTGGAGGATATATCCCTGCCATCTGTGGGAGAAGTGCGGCTTGATCTTTCGGCATCTGTCCTGGAGATATCAGATATTGTCACTAATCTGGAAAATCTTGCCGTTGCCGGCATCACCATGCAGGAGATAGCCCTTCCGGCTTCAGGGGACCGCGAGCTTGCACTTGCCCTGGATTCACTCAGTATCGGCCCCATAAACAGCGGAAACCTTCAGGAGTATACCGTTGAGGTGGTGCAGTTCGAGCAGCCGCTGCTGAGCAAGAGCCTGAACGGGGAAAGGCTCATTGCCATGGAGGATATAACCGCAAGGCAGATTTCGGGCCAGGGAGGCAGGGAGGTGAGAGTTGCGCAAATCATCGGAGGGCAGGCTGGTTTTCTAACAGATCCATTACTGGAAAATGACGCGCCTCTGGCCTCACTGGCCGGTATTGAAGTATCGGAGTTGAGCTGGTCTCAGGAGCAGGGAACACATATCCAATCGGTTGTCGGGGAGAGCCTGCAGGGCGAATATACCAGGAAAGAGGAAGCTGGGGAAGAAGCCCCTGGCGAGCAGGAGAAAACTGAGGAAGATCAGGGCCCCACAGAGATCCCCCTGCGGATTGACAGCGTTACGCTCAACGGATCCAATGAGCTGAAGTATTCGGATTCTACCAAAGCTGATCCCTTTACTGCGGTGCTCACCATTGATTCTCTGGAAATCGCCGATATAAATCTGGCTGATCCCGGGCAGTCCCTGACCTATGAAGTAGTTGGCTCCGTCGATAAATATTCTCCACTGACTGCCTCCGGAAGTGCAGCCCCATGGGCTGAACCGCGGTTATGGGAGCAGCAGCTGCATCTGCGGGGTTACCCGGTGGAGAATCTTTCATCGTTTTCCATTGAGCTTATCGGCGCCAGACTGACCGGCGGAAAGCTCGAACTTGAATCGCAACTGGAGATACAAGGCGATTTCATCAACATGGACAACAGGCTGATTATTGACGAGATTTCCACAAAAACGGTAGAAGCTGATCGGCTGCGGCAATTCAACAGAAGATTACCGATTCCACTGGATACAGCCTTGAGCTTTATGCAGGAAGATGGAATCGTTACGCTCACAATTCCAATTGAAGGCAGCCTCTCCGAACTCGATATCAATTACAACGACATAATCGTGACGGCATTAAGCAACTCCATCGCTACGGCAGTACAGCCGCTGCTTGCTTATTCCGTACTGGGGCCAGGAGGAGTTCTGGCGTATCTTGGCCTCCAGATAGGGCAGAAACTGATCAATACCGAACTCCCCGAGCTGATCTATGAGCAGAATAATGCCGAACTTACCGATGAGCATAAGAGAGCGTTGAATGAGGTGGGAGAGAGGCTTGCGGAAAGAGTCAGAGAACAGGAAGATGCTTCCTACTATATATATCCGAGGGTGGCGCCAGGAGAAGTTTCCGAATCCGGCGAGGCCTCTCTCCTCGACGAGAAGCAGCGGCAGGAGCTCTATGAGCTGGGAGAGAGAAGGGCACGGAGGGTAAAATCCTATCTGCTTCAGAATTTCGATATCGAAGAAAAGAATTTGCTCATATTTCAGCCTGGTATACTTTACGACGGAGAGTCTCAGGGAATGATCAGCTTTATGAAATGA
- a CDS encoding phosphatase PAP2 family protein, which yields MKMNEMLEHLKSWYRFISSRIPPLESAILLTSFLAAAGIWGFVELADEMLEGETHHIDKEIILALRNPADLSDPVGPLWFEEMMRDFTALGGITVLTALCLAAAGFLMLQNKKGMALFMTVSVLSGLLLSTVLKFGFDRPRPDLVPHDLYVFSASFPSGHSMLSAIVFLTLGGLLARYTSQKRLKLYILVLSLITTLLVGFSRIYLGVHWPSDVLAGWTAGSSWALISWMLAILLQSRGQIEQEN from the coding sequence ATGAAGATGAACGAAATGCTGGAGCATCTTAAATCATGGTACAGGTTTATTTCATCCCGCATACCGCCCCTGGAATCGGCAATACTTTTGACTTCATTTCTTGCCGCGGCTGGAATCTGGGGATTTGTCGAACTTGCTGATGAAATGCTGGAGGGTGAGACTCACCATATTGATAAAGAAATTATCCTGGCGCTCCGCAATCCTGCCGATCTGTCCGATCCTGTCGGACCTCTATGGTTCGAAGAAATGATGCGGGATTTCACGGCACTGGGCGGCATCACCGTCTTAACCGCACTTTGCCTTGCCGCGGCAGGTTTTCTGATGCTGCAGAACAAAAAAGGAATGGCCCTCTTTATGACGGTTTCGGTTTTAAGTGGATTGCTGCTCAGCACAGTCCTTAAGTTCGGTTTCGACAGGCCCCGGCCCGACCTTGTTCCCCATGACCTCTATGTTTTCAGCGCCAGCTTTCCCAGTGGCCATTCGATGCTTTCCGCCATTGTGTTCCTCACCCTGGGAGGACTGCTGGCGCGCTACACCAGCCAAAAAAGATTAAAGCTGTATATTCTGGTTCTTTCGCTAATCACGACATTGCTGGTTGGCTTCAGCCGCATCTATCTCGGCGTCCACTGGCCTAGTGATGTGCTTGCCGGCTGGACGGCCGGCTCCTCCTGGGCTCTGATCAGCTGGATGCTGGCAATCCTGCTGCAGAGTCGGGGCCAAATAGAGCAGGAAAATTGA
- a CDS encoding phosphatidylglycerophosphatase A family protein, with the protein MTQLIMAVATGMYVGLLPKSPATWGSLAAFFPWLLLKDLSLPLYLAVLLFLFIVGFFAVGSAEKILDIPDADPIVIDEIVGMLVTLTLAPPHPAAWLLGFILFRVFATLKPFPVSWFKNHIHGSTGIMMDDVTAGIYACISLQLFWYLSAPIR; encoded by the coding sequence ATGACCCAGCTGATTATGGCCGTGGCCACCGGCATGTATGTGGGACTGCTGCCGAAATCTCCTGCCACCTGGGGCTCCCTCGCCGCCTTTTTCCCCTGGCTGCTGCTCAAGGACCTCTCTTTGCCGCTCTATCTCGCTGTCCTGCTCTTCCTCTTTATCGTCGGCTTTTTTGCCGTCGGTTCAGCGGAAAAAATTCTCGATATCCCCGATGCCGATCCTATCGTCATAGACGAGATTGTCGGAATGCTGGTTACCCTCACTCTCGCTCCCCCCCACCCTGCAGCCTGGCTTCTGGGCTTCATCCTCTTCCGAGTCTTTGCCACACTCAAACCTTTCCCGGTATCCTGGTTTAAAAACCATATTCACGGCAGCACTGGCATAATGATGGATGATGTCACGGCCGGCATCTATGCCTGTATCAGCCTGCAGCTTTTCTGGTATCTTTCAGCTCCTATTCGATAA
- the larC gene encoding nickel pincer cofactor biosynthesis protein LarC, which translates to MTSSCIAYADCFSGISGDMFLGALIHCGLSEELLNDELVKLNLEGYSLTIDHTRTNGIGGIKVDVHGTPQQQFRHLSSIKTILQNSSLDQRIIASSIEVFNEIARAEAKVHDIDIEKVHFHEVGAIDTIIDVVGTVAGLHHLGVRKLYCSPVPSPRGFVECAHGRLPLPAPAVCEILTGVPCYGVAHSQELVTPTGAALLKVLTTEFRSMPPMIITSTGYGAGSHILPGNQPNLFRLILGTSVQPEEHQEVEIIETHLDDWSPESFPYLCDQLFRDGALDVSLAPIQMKKGRPGFLLKIICPLHLAAVLRRLVFEETTSIGLRYHREYRQTLPRRIVQVKTPWGKLAAKEVETPGGTRVYPEYEECRRIAEKFNIPLQQVYDQVKKETTPS; encoded by the coding sequence ATGACATCCTCTTGCATAGCCTATGCCGACTGCTTTTCCGGGATCAGCGGAGACATGTTTCTCGGAGCCCTGATCCACTGCGGCCTCTCGGAAGAACTCCTCAACGACGAATTGGTAAAGCTTAATCTGGAAGGTTACTCCCTGACCATAGATCACACCCGGACAAACGGCATCGGCGGGATCAAGGTAGATGTCCATGGTACGCCGCAGCAGCAGTTCCGTCACCTTTCCTCCATCAAGACAATTTTGCAGAACTCCTCACTGGATCAGAGGATAATCGCCAGTTCCATCGAAGTCTTCAATGAGATCGCCAGGGCGGAAGCCAAAGTACACGACATCGATATTGAAAAGGTGCATTTTCATGAAGTAGGCGCCATCGACACCATCATAGATGTGGTCGGCACTGTTGCCGGACTCCATCACCTTGGCGTCCGCAAACTTTATTGTTCACCGGTTCCCTCTCCCAGGGGGTTTGTCGAGTGCGCTCATGGCAGGCTGCCTCTGCCGGCCCCGGCTGTCTGTGAGATCCTCACCGGCGTTCCCTGCTACGGGGTGGCGCACAGCCAGGAGCTTGTCACGCCTACAGGAGCCGCCCTGCTCAAGGTCCTGACCACGGAATTCAGAAGTATGCCGCCGATGATTATCACCTCAACCGGGTATGGCGCCGGCAGCCATATTCTGCCCGGCAATCAGCCCAATCTCTTCAGGCTCATCCTCGGCACCTCTGTGCAGCCCGAGGAACATCAGGAGGTCGAGATCATCGAAACTCACCTTGATGACTGGAGCCCGGAATCCTTTCCCTATCTCTGCGATCAACTCTTCAGGGACGGAGCTCTCGACGTCAGCCTGGCACCCATCCAGATGAAGAAAGGCCGGCCCGGTTTCCTGCTGAAAATCATCTGTCCGCTCCACCTCGCCGCCGTCCTGCGCCGATTGGTTTTTGAGGAAACCACCTCCATCGGCCTGCGCTACCACAGAGAATACCGGCAGACCCTGCCGCGCCGGATTGTGCAAGTTAAGACTCCCTGGGGAAAACTTGCCGCCAAGGAGGTCGAAACTCCCGGAGGAACGCGAGTTTATCCCGAGTATGAGGAATGCCGCAGGATCGCCGAAAAGTTCAATATCCCCCTCCAGCAGGTCTACGACCAGGTAAAAAAAGAAACGACGCCCTCATGA
- the fmt gene encoding methionyl-tRNA formyltransferase, with protein MRTDGFRVIFMGTPDFAVSSLNALRVSEHQVVAVVTQPDKRKGRGKKLSPPPVKLVAEAQGITVLQPQKIKTAEFLAELAGFNADLIVVAAYGRILPVSILELCPLGCINVHASLLPRHRGAAPIQWAIIEGDSRAGVTIMQMNEGMDTGDILLTSVIEMDEDETAGSLFAKLSKLGGETLITALARLKNRDITPVSQDNDQATMAPPLKKEMGCIDWNLPAVRLHRLVRGLDPWPSAYTFLEGKRYRLFSPRMIHKQVDAPPGTILLADREGVLIATGRDALLLRELQPEGKKRLSVEAFLCGHSLKPGSRFSDG; from the coding sequence ATGAGGACGGACGGCTTCCGCGTTATCTTCATGGGCACTCCCGATTTTGCCGTATCGTCTCTGAATGCGCTGCGGGTAAGCGAACATCAGGTCGTTGCCGTGGTGACCCAGCCCGACAAAAGAAAAGGACGCGGCAAGAAACTCTCGCCTCCTCCGGTCAAGCTGGTTGCCGAAGCGCAGGGAATTACCGTGCTGCAGCCGCAAAAGATAAAAACCGCTGAATTCCTCGCCGAACTCGCCGGCTTCAACGCCGATCTTATCGTGGTAGCAGCCTATGGCAGAATTCTGCCGGTCTCCATTCTGGAGCTCTGCCCGCTGGGCTGCATCAATGTCCATGCCTCCCTGCTGCCGCGCCATCGCGGTGCCGCGCCTATCCAATGGGCCATAATCGAAGGCGACAGCAGAGCCGGTGTCACCATCATGCAGATGAATGAAGGCATGGATACCGGCGATATCCTCCTTACTTCTGTCATCGAAATGGACGAGGACGAGACGGCAGGTTCGCTTTTTGCCAAATTATCAAAGCTGGGAGGGGAAACCCTTATTACCGCCCTGGCCAGGTTGAAAAACCGTGACATCACCCCTGTATCTCAGGATAATGACCAGGCCACCATGGCACCACCGCTGAAAAAGGAGATGGGATGCATCGACTGGAACCTGCCGGCCGTCAGGCTCCACCGCCTGGTCCGCGGGCTGGATCCGTGGCCGAGCGCCTACACATTTCTGGAGGGAAAACGATACCGGCTTTTTTCCCCCCGGATGATCCACAAGCAGGTGGATGCACCGCCTGGAACAATTCTGCTGGCAGACAGGGAAGGTGTACTCATCGCCACCGGCAGGGATGCTCTCCTTCTCCGGGAACTGCAGCCTGAAGGAAAAAAGAGGCTCAGCGTCGAAGCCTTTCTCTGCGGTCATTCACTGAAACCGGGAAGCCGGTTTAGCGACGGCTGA